The Microbacterium limosum genome contains a region encoding:
- a CDS encoding sensor histidine kinase: MNSVQLALLALCAGIVVGLGVAALIGAALRVKRRVEAEGRAVVPAGVLQVLDAMEGAASVLDASLTVVAASPAAPDFGMATGDVLTVEGLRQLARRVRSTGEPSSTRFRMRRGAVAPGALVTEGRLVSARAARLGASHILIVVDDVTEQERLEQMRHDFVANTSHELKTPVGAVSLLAEAIDSAADDPPQVRAFAARLQAEADRLTRLTSRIMDLSRLQSADEVPQAREVSVDEVVVASVEAHALQADSGGVTVVRGGDRGAVVSGDSTMLIEAVGNLIANAIAYSPRGARVGVGVRIDGPVVEIAVTDQGIGIAESDQQRIFERFYRADVARSRRTGGTGLGLAIVKHAVQRHGGEVRVWSRLGRGSTFTIRLPRYEPPVKHGSKRRKSADSGARRGPSRATPLRQEEMDT; encoded by the coding sequence ATGAACTCCGTGCAGCTGGCGCTGCTGGCGCTGTGTGCGGGCATCGTCGTCGGTCTCGGGGTCGCCGCCCTCATCGGCGCCGCGCTGCGGGTCAAGCGCCGCGTGGAGGCCGAGGGTCGCGCCGTGGTGCCGGCCGGTGTGCTGCAGGTCCTCGACGCGATGGAGGGGGCGGCATCCGTGCTGGATGCCTCCCTCACCGTCGTGGCGGCCTCGCCGGCGGCCCCCGACTTCGGCATGGCGACCGGCGATGTCCTGACGGTGGAGGGCCTGCGCCAGCTCGCCCGACGCGTCCGCTCGACGGGGGAGCCCTCGAGCACGCGGTTCCGCATGCGACGCGGTGCCGTCGCCCCCGGTGCCCTCGTCACCGAGGGGCGCCTCGTCTCGGCACGTGCGGCGCGTCTCGGCGCGAGCCACATCCTGATCGTGGTCGACGACGTGACCGAGCAGGAGCGTCTCGAGCAGATGCGGCACGACTTCGTCGCCAACACCTCGCACGAGTTGAAGACGCCGGTGGGGGCCGTGAGCCTGCTCGCCGAGGCGATCGACTCGGCCGCCGACGACCCGCCGCAGGTGCGGGCCTTCGCGGCTCGCCTCCAGGCCGAGGCCGACCGCCTCACGCGCCTCACGAGCCGCATCATGGACCTTTCACGGCTGCAGTCGGCGGACGAGGTGCCGCAGGCTCGGGAGGTATCGGTCGACGAGGTCGTCGTGGCCTCCGTCGAGGCGCACGCCCTGCAGGCCGACTCCGGGGGCGTGACCGTCGTGCGCGGCGGTGACCGCGGCGCGGTCGTCAGCGGAGACTCGACGATGCTCATCGAGGCCGTCGGCAATCTCATCGCGAACGCGATCGCTTACTCCCCGCGCGGCGCGCGCGTGGGCGTCGGCGTGCGCATCGACGGCCCCGTCGTCGAGATCGCCGTCACGGACCAGGGCATCGGCATCGCCGAGAGCGATCAGCAGCGCATCTTCGAGCGGTTCTACCGGGCGGATGTCGCGCGTTCGCGCCGCACGGGCGGCACGGGGCTGGGGCTCGCGATCGTCAAGCATGCGGTGCAGCGCCACGGCGGGGAGGTGCGGGTGTGGTCGCGGCTCGGCCGCGGGTCCACCTTCACGATACGGCTGCCGCGGTACGAGCCGCCGGTGAAGCACGGCTCTAAGCGCCGCAAGAGCGCCGACTCCGGAGCCCGGCGAGGGCCCTCCCGCGCAACCCCCCTCCGACAGGAAGAGATGGACACATGA
- the phoU gene encoding phosphate signaling complex protein PhoU, translating into MREVFHQSLEDVQGRLVEIAELVAVAIEKATQAFGTSDVSLAEEVIEADAIIDEKAVALDELAIEILARQQPVARDLRIVVSALRMSASLERMGDIAEHIAQLTRYRFPERAIPKGLKSTFTAMGQLDVEMAKKLTQLLSTQDVTIAEDLRNLDDKLDELHVSVFEKVLGENWQGEAMATVDATLASRYHERFGDHAESVAKKVVYLATGDWSADPEL; encoded by the coding sequence GTGCGCGAAGTCTTCCACCAGTCCCTCGAAGACGTGCAGGGGCGGCTCGTCGAGATCGCCGAGCTCGTCGCCGTCGCCATCGAGAAGGCCACGCAGGCCTTCGGGACGAGCGACGTCTCCCTCGCCGAGGAGGTCATCGAGGCCGACGCGATCATCGACGAGAAGGCCGTCGCGCTCGACGAGCTGGCGATAGAGATCCTCGCCCGCCAGCAGCCGGTCGCCCGCGACCTGCGCATCGTGGTCAGCGCGCTGCGCATGTCGGCCTCGCTCGAGCGCATGGGCGACATCGCCGAGCACATCGCCCAGCTCACCCGCTACCGCTTCCCCGAGCGCGCCATCCCGAAGGGGCTCAAGAGCACCTTCACCGCGATGGGGCAGCTCGACGTCGAGATGGCGAAGAAGCTCACGCAGCTGCTGAGCACGCAGGACGTCACGATCGCAGAAGACCTCCGCAACCTCGACGACAAGCTCGACGAGCTCCACGTCTCCGTCTTCGAGAAGGTGCTCGGCGAGAACTGGCAGGGCGAGGCGATGGCCACGGTCGACGCCACCCTCGCCAGCCGCTACCACGAGCGCTTCGGCGACCACGCCGAGTCGGTCGCGAAGAAGGTCGTCTACCTCGCCACCGGCGACTGGAGCGCCGACCCCGAGCTATAG
- a CDS encoding phosphoglyceromutase has translation MSAPYTLILLRHGQSEWNELNLFTGWVDVRLTELGKAEAARGGELLAEAGLLPDVLHTSVLSRAIQTANIALDAADRLWIPVKRSWRLNERHYGALQGKDKAQTLAEFGQEQFMLWRRSFDVPPPVLADDDQYSQVHDPRYVGIDGEVPRTESLKLVIDRMLPYWHSDIAPDLKAGKTVLVTAHGNSLRGLVKHLDGISDEDIAELNIPTGIPLVYRLDENLVPLGPGEYLDPEAAAAGAAAVASQGKK, from the coding sequence ATGAGCGCCCCCTACACCCTGATCCTGCTCCGCCACGGCCAGAGCGAGTGGAACGAGCTGAACCTCTTCACCGGCTGGGTCGATGTCCGGCTGACCGAACTCGGCAAAGCCGAGGCGGCGCGCGGCGGCGAGCTGCTCGCCGAGGCGGGGCTGCTGCCCGATGTGCTGCACACGTCGGTGCTCAGCCGTGCGATCCAGACCGCCAACATCGCGCTCGACGCCGCCGATCGCCTGTGGATCCCCGTCAAGCGCTCATGGCGCCTCAACGAGCGTCACTATGGCGCCCTGCAGGGCAAGGACAAGGCGCAGACCCTCGCCGAGTTCGGCCAGGAGCAGTTCATGCTCTGGCGCCGCTCGTTCGACGTGCCGCCGCCCGTGCTGGCCGACGACGACCAGTACAGCCAGGTGCACGACCCCCGCTACGTCGGCATCGACGGCGAGGTTCCCCGCACCGAGTCCCTCAAGCTCGTCATCGACCGCATGCTGCCCTACTGGCACAGCGACATCGCGCCCGACCTGAAGGCGGGAAAGACGGTGCTCGTGACCGCGCACGGCAACTCGCTGCGCGGGCTCGTGAAGCACCTCGACGGCATCAGCGACGAGGACATCGCCGAGCTGAACATCCCCACCGGCATTCCGCTGGTCTACCGCCTCGACGAGAACCTCGTCCCCCTCGGGCCCGGCGAGTACCTCGACCCCGAGGCCGCCGCCGCGGGTGCCGCCGCCGTCGCCTCCCAGGGCAAGAAGTAG
- a CDS encoding class I SAM-dependent methyltransferase, protein MTRSGHHGGVRSASPPRRPVGQATRGTTNTNLLRRNDRYLAALPGLRTTARPLVVDLGYGASGVTVFELAERLRRTAPRVEVVGVEIDPERVERARAQLAEVRAGRTAFTADTRVDFRRGGFEVPSDGGRRPVLVRAMNVLRQYDEAAVADAWRLAASRLAPGGLLVEGTCDEQGRVGSWIDVDEHGTPLRLTLSLRLQGLEDPSVVAERLPKALIHRNVPGERIHAVLSRLDRAWGRSAALAPFGPTQRWLHTVTALADEGVPVLGTRARWRLGELTLPWSAVAPG, encoded by the coding sequence ATGACGCGGTCCGGGCATCATGGAGGGGTGCGCTCCGCTTCCCCGCCCCGCCGACCCGTCGGACAGGCGACCCGGGGGACGACGAACACCAACCTGCTGCGACGCAACGATCGATACCTCGCCGCGCTCCCCGGGCTGCGCACGACCGCCCGGCCCCTCGTCGTCGACCTGGGCTACGGCGCGAGCGGGGTGACGGTGTTCGAGCTCGCCGAGCGGCTGCGCCGCACGGCCCCCAGAGTCGAGGTCGTCGGCGTCGAGATCGATCCTGAACGGGTCGAGCGCGCGCGAGCGCAGCTGGCGGAGGTCCGCGCCGGCCGCACCGCGTTCACCGCCGACACGAGGGTGGACTTCCGTCGCGGCGGATTCGAGGTTCCCTCGGACGGCGGCAGGCGCCCCGTCCTCGTCCGCGCGATGAACGTGCTGCGCCAGTACGACGAGGCCGCAGTCGCGGATGCGTGGCGGCTCGCGGCGTCGCGGCTCGCGCCCGGCGGTCTCCTCGTGGAGGGCACGTGCGACGAGCAGGGCCGGGTCGGCAGCTGGATCGACGTGGACGAGCACGGCACTCCCCTGCGGCTCACGCTCTCGCTGCGGCTGCAGGGGCTCGAGGACCCCTCGGTCGTCGCCGAGCGCCTGCCGAAGGCGCTCATCCACCGCAACGTGCCGGGCGAGCGCATCCACGCCGTCCTGTCGCGCCTGGACCGCGCCTGGGGCCGTTCCGCGGCGCTGGCGCCCTTCGGCCCCACCCAGCGCTGGCTGCACACCGTGACCGCCCTCGCGGACGAGGGCGTGCCCGTGCTCGGTACACGCGCACGATGGCGCCTGGGCGAGCTGACCCTGCCATGGTCGGCCGTCGCCCCCGGCTGA
- a CDS encoding FUSC family protein: protein MTAAVPARLRDRFTPRPGLERLRSSAGAITQIVVAATGAYAFAYFVLGHQAPLLAATVTVSSLGLVRDARPRRVLETVAGMIVGIAIAELIVLGLGHGWWQLGVTLFATLVVARFLSPQPGFAIAATIQSAIVLILPAAGVSAPLSRLTDGLLGGAAALLVTALIPRNPRAEALREVRRLFAAMDDTLATLGQALERGSRLRAERALEKARALDPLVRGWRELLDSSVAIARISPWLRASRSELARQERILGGMDLAARNLRVVARRAAYVEDDGKARPAAADLLRALRKGLALVGQSVEDISMEPAAREALLAVARLLDPQAVLPGAAVSDHSLIAALRPLAVDLLVAAGMPRDEARAAVPRI from the coding sequence GTGACCGCCGCCGTTCCCGCACGCCTGCGCGATCGCTTCACGCCCCGCCCCGGCCTCGAACGCCTGCGCAGCTCGGCCGGCGCCATCACGCAGATCGTCGTGGCCGCGACGGGCGCCTACGCGTTCGCGTACTTCGTCCTGGGGCACCAGGCGCCCCTGCTCGCCGCGACCGTGACCGTCTCGAGCCTGGGCCTCGTGCGCGACGCCCGCCCGCGCCGCGTGCTCGAGACGGTCGCGGGCATGATCGTCGGCATCGCGATCGCGGAGCTGATCGTGCTGGGCCTCGGTCACGGATGGTGGCAGCTCGGTGTGACGCTCTTCGCGACGCTCGTCGTGGCGCGCTTCCTCTCGCCCCAGCCCGGCTTCGCGATCGCCGCGACCATCCAGTCGGCGATCGTGCTGATCCTTCCCGCGGCGGGGGTCTCGGCACCGCTGTCGCGGTTGACCGACGGGCTGCTGGGCGGTGCCGCCGCGCTCCTGGTGACGGCGCTGATCCCCCGCAACCCGCGCGCCGAGGCGCTGCGCGAGGTGCGGCGCCTCTTCGCCGCGATGGACGACACGCTCGCGACGCTGGGGCAGGCCCTGGAGCGCGGCAGCAGGCTGCGCGCGGAGCGCGCGCTCGAGAAGGCCCGGGCCCTCGACCCGCTCGTGCGGGGCTGGCGCGAGCTGCTCGACTCCTCGGTCGCGATCGCGCGCATCTCGCCCTGGCTGCGCGCGAGCCGCTCCGAGCTCGCGCGTCAGGAGCGCATCCTCGGCGGCATGGACCTCGCGGCGCGCAACCTGCGCGTCGTCGCGCGGCGCGCCGCCTACGTCGAGGACGACGGGAAGGCCCGCCCGGCCGCGGCCGATCTGCTGCGGGCGCTGCGGAAGGGCCTCGCGCTGGTCGGCCAGTCGGTCGAGGACATCTCGATGGAGCCGGCCGCGCGGGAGGCCCTGCTGGCGGTGGCCCGGCTGCTGGACCCGCAGGCGGTGCTCCCGGGGGCGGCCGTGAGCGATCACAGCCTCATCGCCGCTCTCCGCCCCCTGGCGGTCGACCTCCTCGTGGCGGCGGGGATGCCGCGGGACGAGGCCCGCGCGGCGGTGCCGCGCATCTGA
- a CDS encoding YgfZ/GcvT domain-containing protein, with protein MGSPFAALPGAVMADGSAAPAHYGAPLREQALLDAGEALVHAADRAVVEVAGEDRLTWLDSITSQALGALEPGRSTELLVLDPHGHIEHAASVVDDGERAWLIVDADGADALVAWLRRMVFRSRVSVGRRDDLAVVGYARSESPAARAVLEHGAPVATWRDPWDAVSAGGHQYAVMVPHPGAGREWHEAIVTEDGLAALAASGIAAAGLLAAEALRIAAWRPRRANEVDARTLPHELDWLRTAVHLNKGCYRGQETVAKVHNLGHPPRRLVFLHLDGSDTVLPGPGAVVTADGAEIGRITSSALHHEDGPIALAVVKRSLAVDASLQVLTDDGPVAASQQEIVPRDAGAAASVPRLPRLSSRARG; from the coding sequence ATGGGCTCGCCGTTCGCCGCGCTGCCCGGGGCCGTCATGGCCGACGGGTCGGCTGCCCCCGCTCACTACGGCGCGCCGCTGCGCGAGCAGGCGCTGCTGGATGCCGGGGAGGCCCTCGTCCACGCGGCCGACCGTGCCGTCGTGGAGGTCGCGGGGGAGGACCGGCTGACCTGGCTCGACTCCATCACGTCCCAGGCGCTTGGCGCGCTCGAGCCGGGCCGCAGCACCGAGCTCCTGGTCCTCGACCCCCACGGCCACATCGAGCACGCGGCATCCGTCGTCGACGACGGTGAGCGGGCGTGGCTGATCGTCGACGCCGACGGAGCCGATGCGCTCGTGGCGTGGCTTCGACGGATGGTGTTCCGCTCCCGCGTGAGCGTCGGGCGCCGCGACGACCTCGCCGTCGTCGGGTACGCGCGGTCGGAATCGCCGGCGGCCCGTGCGGTGCTCGAGCACGGTGCGCCCGTGGCGACGTGGCGCGACCCGTGGGATGCCGTATCCGCCGGCGGGCACCAGTACGCAGTCATGGTTCCCCACCCGGGCGCCGGGCGCGAATGGCACGAGGCGATCGTGACGGAGGACGGCCTCGCCGCTCTCGCCGCGTCGGGCATCGCCGCCGCCGGGCTGCTCGCCGCCGAGGCGCTGCGCATCGCCGCGTGGCGCCCGCGCCGGGCGAACGAGGTCGACGCGCGCACCCTACCCCACGAGCTCGACTGGCTGCGCACCGCCGTGCACCTGAACAAGGGCTGCTACCGCGGTCAGGAGACCGTGGCGAAGGTGCACAACCTCGGCCACCCGCCGCGGCGGCTCGTCTTCCTCCACCTCGACGGCAGCGACACCGTCCTGCCCGGGCCGGGCGCCGTGGTCACGGCCGACGGCGCCGAGATCGGCAGGATCACGTCCTCGGCGCTGCACCACGAGGACGGCCCGATCGCGCTCGCCGTCGTCAAGCGCTCCCTCGCCGTCGACGCGTCGCTGCAGGTGCTGACCGACGACGGCCCGGTCGCCGCCTCGCAGCAGGAGATCGTGCCGCGCGACGCCGGTGCCGCGGCATCCGTGCCCCGCCTGCCGCGATTGTCCTCGCGCGCCCGAGGGTGA
- a CDS encoding FABP family protein: MFDLPADLPADLVPLSWLIGVWEGTGVIEYDAAGRTHSGQFVHRVSFSHDGGDYLNYAAAAWLAEGGSDPAQRLVPETGYWRLHRPAGEADAGPALLPAPGSPAPRTADDVEALRTPRGGFEIEAAIVHADGVAELYLGEVAGPRIEMSTDAVVRPSGSRAYSGATRMYGLVDGHLLWAWDIQALGQELRSHASARLARAD; the protein is encoded by the coding sequence GTGTTCGATCTCCCCGCAGACCTTCCCGCCGACCTCGTGCCGCTGTCGTGGCTGATCGGCGTGTGGGAGGGGACCGGCGTGATCGAGTACGACGCCGCCGGACGCACGCACTCCGGTCAGTTCGTCCACCGGGTGAGCTTCAGCCACGACGGCGGCGACTACCTGAACTACGCGGCGGCGGCATGGCTCGCCGAGGGCGGGTCCGATCCGGCTCAGCGTCTCGTCCCCGAGACGGGGTACTGGCGACTGCACCGCCCCGCGGGGGAGGCCGACGCCGGGCCTGCCCTCCTCCCCGCTCCGGGCTCGCCCGCACCGCGGACGGCCGACGACGTCGAAGCCCTCCGCACGCCTCGCGGCGGATTCGAGATCGAGGCGGCGATCGTGCACGCCGACGGCGTCGCCGAGCTCTACCTCGGCGAGGTGGCGGGTCCGCGGATCGAGATGTCGACCGACGCGGTCGTGCGGCCCTCGGGTTCGCGTGCCTACTCGGGCGCCACGCGCATGTACGGCCTCGTGGACGGTCACCTGCTCTGGGCGTGGGACATCCAGGCCCTCGGCCAGGAGCTGCGCTCCCACGCCTCCGCGCGCCTCGCGAGGGCCGACTGA
- a CDS encoding response regulator transcription factor, with amino-acid sequence MAQLLVLSSTHGSGPALPSLELLSHRVRQIPAEPAQLVNAPSADVIFVDARDDLVGAKSLCKILNTTGLDAPLILVVTEGGLTAVSTDWGVDDVILVTAGPAEVDARVRLAMGRLTQEQTSSRIQTSGITIDESSYSAKVHGKPLDLTYKEFQLLHFFATHPSRVFTREQLLSEVWGYDYFGGTRTVDVHVRRLRAKLGDLEQLIGTVRNVGYRFNVYDDDALPTGGPSGRKG; translated from the coding sequence GTGGCCCAACTGCTCGTGCTGAGCTCCACACACGGAAGTGGCCCGGCTCTGCCGTCCCTCGAGCTCCTGAGTCACCGCGTGCGTCAGATCCCCGCGGAGCCCGCTCAGCTGGTCAACGCGCCGAGCGCCGACGTCATCTTCGTCGACGCGCGCGACGACCTCGTGGGCGCGAAGTCGCTGTGCAAGATCCTCAACACGACGGGACTGGACGCGCCCCTCATCCTCGTCGTCACCGAGGGCGGCCTGACGGCGGTCAGCACCGACTGGGGCGTCGACGACGTCATCCTCGTCACCGCCGGCCCCGCCGAGGTCGATGCGCGCGTGCGCCTGGCCATGGGGCGCCTCACGCAGGAGCAGACCTCCAGCCGCATCCAGACCTCGGGCATCACGATCGACGAGTCCTCCTACTCCGCCAAGGTGCACGGCAAGCCTCTCGACCTCACCTACAAGGAGTTCCAGCTCCTCCACTTCTTCGCCACCCACCCCTCGCGCGTGTTCACCCGCGAGCAGCTGCTCAGCGAGGTGTGGGGCTACGACTACTTCGGCGGCACCCGCACGGTCGACGTGCACGTGCGGCGCCTGCGCGCCAAGCTCGGCGATCTCGAACAGCTCATCGGCACGGTGCGCAACGTCGGCTACCGCTTCAACGTCTACGACGACGACGCGCTGCCCACCGGCGGACCGTCCGGCCGCAAGGGCTGA
- a CDS encoding RNA degradosome polyphosphate kinase yields MLETSMADSGLGDADDDDFDEIVEAYDSQLPEHRYLDRELSWLSFNQRVLELAEDPTLPTLERANFLAIFASNLDEFFMVRVAGLKRRIMTGLAVPTNVGRAPVEVLADISTEAHRLQLRHAEAWQSLVRPDLAAAGIEVVSWDGLDAAARESLYDYFHAQVFPVLMPLAVDPAHPFPYISGLSLNLAVRIRNARTGRQEFARLKVPSMLPRFVKLPGDDGPTAKYLPLEELISNHLDDLFPGMEVLDHHAFRLTRNEDVVIEEDETENLIQALEAELLRRRFGPPIRLEITDDMDEVTLDLLLKELDITEQEVYRLPGPLDLRGLFDISRIDRPDLHYPPHVPTTAVAFQPGDNNERPDFFSAIRKGDVLVHHPYESFATSVQAFLEQAAKDPHVLAIKQTLYRTSGDSPIVQALIDAAEAGKQVLALVEIKARFDEAANIVWARKLEKAGVHVVYGLVGLKTHCKLALVIREENGVLRSYSHVGTGNYNPKTSRIYEDFGLFTVDAEVGRDLTRLFNELSGYAIEKKFKRLLVAPLHLRKGLLRLIDKERRNAQAGKRAHIRIKVNSLVDEQIIDALYRASQAGVKVDIWVRGICSIKPGVTGMSENITVRSILGRYLEHSRIFLFHGDGSPQAFIGSADMMHRNLDRRVEALVRVVAEPHVAALHALFDLAMSEGTSSWWLGPDGEWTRHARGEDGKPLIDMQDKTMAGVQRRRRARAVR; encoded by the coding sequence ATGCTCGAAACCTCGATGGCAGACTCCGGCCTGGGCGATGCCGACGACGACGACTTCGACGAGATCGTCGAGGCGTACGACTCCCAGCTTCCCGAGCATCGCTACCTCGACCGTGAGCTGAGCTGGCTCTCGTTCAACCAGCGCGTGCTCGAGCTCGCCGAGGATCCCACGCTTCCGACACTCGAACGAGCGAACTTCCTCGCGATCTTCGCCAGCAACCTCGACGAGTTCTTCATGGTGCGCGTCGCGGGGCTCAAACGACGCATCATGACGGGCCTCGCGGTGCCCACCAACGTCGGGCGAGCGCCCGTCGAGGTGCTGGCCGACATCTCCACCGAGGCGCACCGGCTGCAGCTGCGCCACGCGGAGGCCTGGCAGTCGCTCGTGCGCCCCGACCTCGCCGCCGCCGGCATCGAGGTCGTCAGCTGGGACGGGCTGGATGCCGCGGCACGGGAGAGCCTCTACGACTACTTCCACGCACAGGTCTTCCCCGTCCTGATGCCCCTCGCGGTCGACCCCGCACACCCCTTCCCCTACATCTCGGGCCTCTCGCTCAACCTCGCGGTGCGCATCCGCAACGCCCGCACCGGCCGCCAGGAATTCGCGCGGCTCAAGGTGCCGAGCATGCTGCCGCGCTTCGTGAAGCTGCCCGGCGACGACGGCCCCACCGCGAAGTACCTGCCCCTCGAGGAGCTCATCTCCAACCACCTCGACGACCTGTTCCCGGGCATGGAGGTGCTCGACCACCACGCGTTCCGCCTCACCCGCAACGAGGACGTCGTGATCGAGGAGGACGAGACCGAGAACCTCATCCAGGCGCTCGAGGCCGAGCTGCTGCGGCGGCGCTTCGGTCCCCCCATCCGTCTCGAGATCACGGACGACATGGACGAGGTCACGCTCGACCTGCTCCTGAAGGAGCTCGACATCACCGAGCAAGAGGTCTACCGCCTTCCGGGACCGCTCGATCTGCGCGGCCTGTTCGACATCTCGCGCATCGACCGTCCCGACCTCCACTACCCGCCGCACGTGCCGACGACCGCCGTCGCCTTCCAGCCGGGCGACAACAACGAGCGCCCCGACTTCTTCTCGGCGATCCGCAAGGGCGACGTGCTCGTGCACCACCCCTACGAGTCGTTCGCGACGAGCGTGCAGGCGTTCCTCGAGCAGGCGGCGAAGGACCCGCACGTGCTCGCCATCAAGCAGACGCTGTACCGCACGTCGGGCGACAGCCCCATCGTGCAGGCGCTCATCGACGCGGCCGAGGCGGGCAAGCAGGTGCTCGCGCTCGTGGAGATTAAGGCACGCTTCGACGAGGCCGCCAACATCGTCTGGGCACGCAAGCTCGAAAAGGCCGGCGTCCACGTCGTCTACGGGCTCGTGGGGCTGAAGACCCACTGCAAGCTCGCGCTCGTCATCCGCGAGGAGAACGGCGTACTGCGCAGCTACAGCCACGTCGGCACCGGCAACTACAACCCCAAGACGAGCCGCATCTACGAGGACTTCGGCCTGTTCACGGTCGACGCCGAGGTGGGGCGCGACCTCACCCGCCTGTTCAACGAGCTGTCGGGCTACGCGATCGAGAAGAAGTTCAAGCGCCTGCTGGTCGCCCCCCTGCACCTGCGCAAGGGCCTGCTGCGGCTCATCGACAAGGAGCGGCGCAACGCGCAGGCGGGCAAGCGCGCCCACATCCGCATCAAGGTGAACTCGCTCGTGGACGAGCAGATCATCGACGCGCTGTACCGCGCGAGCCAGGCGGGCGTGAAGGTCGACATCTGGGTGCGGGGCATCTGCTCCATCAAGCCCGGCGTGACGGGAATGAGCGAGAACATCACCGTGCGCAGCATCCTGGGCCGGTACCTCGAGCACTCGCGCATCTTCCTCTTCCACGGCGACGGGTCGCCGCAGGCCTTCATCGGCAGCGCCGACATGATGCACCGCAACCTCGACCGCCGCGTCGAGGCGCTCGTGCGGGTCGTCGCCGAGCCGCACGTGGCCGCGCTGCACGCGCTGTTCGACCTCGCGATGAGCGAGGGGACGAGCTCGTGGTGGCTGGGCCCCGACGGCGAGTGGACGCGGCATGCGCGGGGCGAGGACGGCAAGCCCCTCATCGACATGCAGGACAAGACGATGGCGGGCGTGCAGCGGCGGCGGCGCGCTCGGGCGGTGCGATGA
- a CDS encoding NUDIX hydrolase: protein MTDTAVYAAGAVIWRLVEGKLRILVVHRTAYADVTLPKGKVDPGEMLAETAVREIYEETGIRVALGPPVGVSRYHLPKGREKIVHYWAAEATDDAIRASAFVPNKEIAALEWIPPRKARSYLSYPVDVEILETFLALVDDGVLQTFPLIVLRHAKAEPRGSFDGADAARPLTTRGVRQAAAIVGPLRAFGVRRIITSDAVRCVATVAPLAAATGRQIQRTAALSQDAWERGESDARGVVGKRVRAGKPAVLCSHGPVLPEILTEIALATGTMKGSYLGSASALEVGAFSVVHLSSTNPGSGIVSIETHVPKV from the coding sequence ATGACGGACACCGCCGTCTACGCCGCCGGAGCCGTCATCTGGCGCCTCGTCGAAGGGAAGCTCCGCATCCTCGTGGTGCACCGGACCGCCTACGCCGACGTGACGCTTCCCAAGGGCAAGGTCGACCCGGGAGAGATGCTCGCCGAGACGGCGGTGCGCGAGATCTACGAGGAGACCGGCATCCGCGTCGCCCTCGGACCGCCCGTGGGGGTCTCCCGGTACCACCTGCCCAAGGGGCGCGAGAAGATCGTGCACTACTGGGCGGCCGAGGCCACCGACGACGCGATCCGCGCGTCGGCCTTCGTGCCGAACAAGGAGATCGCGGCGCTCGAGTGGATCCCGCCCAGGAAGGCGCGCAGCTACCTCAGCTATCCCGTCGACGTCGAGATCCTCGAGACCTTCCTCGCCCTCGTCGACGACGGCGTGCTCCAGACGTTCCCCCTCATCGTGCTGCGGCACGCCAAGGCCGAGCCCCGCGGCTCCTTCGACGGCGCGGATGCCGCCCGGCCGCTCACGACGCGGGGCGTTCGCCAGGCCGCGGCGATCGTCGGACCGCTGCGAGCCTTCGGCGTGCGACGGATCATCACCTCCGACGCGGTGCGCTGCGTCGCCACGGTGGCGCCGCTCGCCGCCGCGACGGGTCGCCAGATCCAGCGCACCGCCGCCCTCAGCCAGGACGCGTGGGAGCGCGGCGAGTCGGATGCGCGCGGCGTGGTGGGCAAGCGCGTGCGCGCGGGCAAGCCGGCCGTGCTCTGCAGCCACGGCCCGGTCCTTCCCGAGATCCTCACCGAGATCGCCCTCGCGACCGGGACGATGAAGGGCTCGTACCTCGGCAGCGCCTCGGCTCTCGAGGTGGGCGCGTTCTCCGTGGTGCACCTCTCCTCGACCAACCCGGGATCCGGCATCGTCTCCATCGAGACGCACGTTCCGAAGGTATGA